From the genome of Malus sylvestris chromosome 6, drMalSylv7.2, whole genome shotgun sequence, one region includes:
- the LOC126626608 gene encoding putative invertase inhibitor yields MHRISSFSISLCCFLFFLMIPHEKLSAVAISVDIITQTCEKCAAESDVLSYNVCAASLQAVPVSHVTNLQGLAVIAMELALHNATNTLSTIKELSNNKSLDPFALVCLKDCLQLYSDAITTLADAIGAFLSEDYGTANTWVSTVMEATTTCEGGFKEKEGEVSPLTNENYNLFQLCDIVLCISHLLNYSKSTAT; encoded by the coding sequence ATGCATCGCATTTCTTCCTTTTCAATCTCTTTGTGCTGCTTCTTGTTTTTCCTGATGATTCCTCACGAAAAACTCTCCGCCGTTGCAATATCCGTTGACATAATCACCCAAACCTGCGAAAAATGCGCAGCTGAATCCGACGTGCTTAGCTACAACGTTTGTGCAGCTTCTCTCCAAGCAGTGCCTGTCAGCCATGTGACTAATCTTCAAGGACTGGCAGTGATAGCAATGGAGCTGGCACTGCACAATGCAACCAACACGCTTTCGACCATAAAGGAGTTGTCGAATAACAAAAGTTTGGATCCTTTTGCTCTGGTTTGCTTGAAGGATTGCTTGCAGCTATACTCGGACGCGATCACAACGTTGGCGGATGCGATCGGAGCATTTCTGAGTGAGGATTATGGCACGGCGAATACCTGGGTGAGTACAGTCATGGAAGCAACAACTACATGTGAGGGAGGGTTTAAGGAGAAGGAAGGTGAAGTGTCTCCACTGACAAATGAGAATTACAATCTTTTTCAGTTATGTGATATTGTACTCTGCATAAGTCACTTGCTTAATTACTCAAAGTCTACAGCAACTTGA
- the LOC126626607 gene encoding putative invertase inhibitor isoform X2, whose amino-acid sequence MHRISSFSISLCGFLFFLMIPHEKLSAVAISVDIITQTCEKCAAESDVLSYNVCAASLQAVPVSHVTNLQGLAVIAMELALHNATNTLSTIKELSNNKSLDPFALVCLKDCLQLYSDAITTLADAIGAFLSEDYGTANTWVSTVMEATTTCEGGFKEKEGGIRALQLSGFLILQYMIFYLLHKRY is encoded by the exons ATGCATCGCATTTCTTCCTTTTCAATCTCTTTGTGCGGCTTCTTGTTTTTCCTGATGATTCCTCACGAAAAACTCTCCGCCGTTGCAATATCCGTTGACATAATCACCCAAACCTGCGAAAAATGCGCAGCTGAATCCGACGTGCTTAGCTACAACGTTTGTGCAGCTTCTCTTCAAGCAGTGCCTGTCAGCCATGTGACTAATCTTCAAGGACTGGCAGTGATAGCAATGGAGCTGGCACTGCACAATGCAACCAACACGCTTTCGACCATAAAGGAGTTGTCGAATAACAAAAGTTTGGATCCTTTTGCTCTGGTTTGCTTGAAGGATTGCTTGCAGCTATACTCGGACGCGATCACAACGTTGGCGGATGCGATCGGAGCATTTCTGAGTGAGGATTACGGCACGGCGAATACCTGGGTGAGTACAGTCATGGAAGCAACAACTACATGTGAGGGAGGGTTTAAGGAGAAGGAAG GTGGAATAAGAGCTCTGCAATTATCTGGATTTTTAATTCTTCAgtacatgattttttatttattgcacAAGCGATATTGA
- the LOC126626607 gene encoding putative invertase inhibitor isoform X1 has product MHRISSFSISLCGFLFFLMIPHEKLSAVAISVDIITQTCEKCAAESDVLSYNVCAASLQAVPVSHVTNLQGLAVIAMELALHNATNTLSTIKELSNNKSLDPFALVCLKDCLQLYSDAITTLADAIGAFLSEDYGTANTWVSTVMEATTTCEGGFKEKEGEVSPLTNENYNLFQLCDIVLCISNLLNYSKSTAT; this is encoded by the coding sequence ATGCATCGCATTTCTTCCTTTTCAATCTCTTTGTGCGGCTTCTTGTTTTTCCTGATGATTCCTCACGAAAAACTCTCCGCCGTTGCAATATCCGTTGACATAATCACCCAAACCTGCGAAAAATGCGCAGCTGAATCCGACGTGCTTAGCTACAACGTTTGTGCAGCTTCTCTTCAAGCAGTGCCTGTCAGCCATGTGACTAATCTTCAAGGACTGGCAGTGATAGCAATGGAGCTGGCACTGCACAATGCAACCAACACGCTTTCGACCATAAAGGAGTTGTCGAATAACAAAAGTTTGGATCCTTTTGCTCTGGTTTGCTTGAAGGATTGCTTGCAGCTATACTCGGACGCGATCACAACGTTGGCGGATGCGATCGGAGCATTTCTGAGTGAGGATTACGGCACGGCGAATACCTGGGTGAGTACAGTCATGGAAGCAACAACTACATGTGAGGGAGGGTTTAAGGAGAAGGAAGGTGAAGTGTCTCCATTGACAAATGAGAATTACAATCTTTTTCAGTTATGTGATATTGTACTCTGCATAAGTAACTTGCTTAATTACTCAAAGTCTACAGCAACTTGA